Genomic DNA from Kluyveromyces lactis strain NRRL Y-1140 chromosome C complete sequence:
CAACAAGCCGCATCACACCTGGACCCTGAAGATTCTCCTTCTCTAATAAATCAACATCATTCGCATCAAAGACAATCTAGATCCACCTCTAAGTTCAGTAATAACAGCGCCAATGGCAAATCAGTGCAACAAAGACAGCAACACCAGtcaaataataaagatAACAAGAAGCAGCCTTCAAAGGATAGTTTGAAGCCTGCTCCATTACCATCTAAATCTAACGCTGGTAATAACGCGGGGTCTTGGGCCGCCGTATTGgcagaaaagaaaaaggctcatgaaaagaagattgacCATACAAAGTCGTCTAATACAATTGCACATGAATCTACTAATGAACAATCTGAATCTAATGAACATACCGAACCAACTGAAGTTGAAGTTGCACCTGCCCAGCCTGTTGACTCTGCACCAGAATCTGTCAGCCATCAACATGCGCCAGAATCTGAATCAATCGCCACCACAAACGGTGATTCTAAGCCAAAGAGTTGGGCTGACATTGCAAGCGCAAAGAGCAGACAAAGACAACTACAGCAACAGAACAAgaagcaacaacagcaacaaaaaTCTAAGCCATTGGACAACTTtgatgctttgaaggaagaagttgatcAGTTGTCTTCTGAGCAAACGGAGAATGGAAACCACGCTATTTCTCAAGAACCagaacaacagcaacaaccATATGCTCAACAGTCTACATTTGAGGAACCTGCCCAACAAGAGGAAGAAGTCGTAGCGGAAACTACCgaacaacaacaatcaCAGCAGCCACAACAGGAAGAGCCTGCTCAACCAGAAGTTTCTcaagttcaagaaactgCCCCTGTATCTTTGCCAGAGGAAACCAATGCTGCTAATGGTGTCTCTAACATCCAGTTCGGTTCTGAAGACAAGGCTGCTCAACAAACTCTTGCATCTCAAAACTATtaccaacaacaaccaAACCAACAATATGCTCCACAACAAGTCCCACAATCTGCAGCAgctgcagcagcagctCAAGCTCAAGCTCAACAATACTACATGTACCAAAACCAATTTGGTTACTCGTACCCAGGTATGTTCGATAACCAATCTTACTTGGGCTACGGCCAACAATTTGGTGCCCCACAAGTTCCTCAAGGCCAAGTTCAACCAGGTCAACAAGCACAACCAGGCCAGCAACCAGCTGCTGGTTCTCCAAACGCTCAACAAGGTCAAACAGCTTCAGCTTATGGTGCCCCATCTGGTACTGGTTATCAATCTCAAGAGGTTCCACAGCAATCCCCAGCTCAGCAACATGTCCAACCTCAACAATACAGCGGTTACGGTATGCCATACATGTACTACCAACAATCTTTCCCATACGGTCAACCACAATATGGCATGGCTGGTCAATACCCATACCAAATGCCAAAGGCTGGATACAACTACTACCCACCTCAGCCCCAATCTCAACAACAAGGTGGTCAAGCCCAAGGCTCAACTCAATCCCAAGTTGAAGAGGAACAAGCTAATGGTCAACAAGGTGGTGCCAATGCTAATGCTGCCAATGCATCTCAACAGTACCAGCAATActatcaatatcaacaagCTCAAACTCAACCACAACAACAAGCTCAGCAAGGTATGCCTTACGGTTATTCCTCGTATGACTACTCCTCTCAAACTTCAAGAGGTTTCTACTAAAAGGTataaacttcttcaagagATATTATTGTAAGCTGCAATGATTTCATACTTATTATATTTGGGACCCCGGGCGATTCTAAGATGTTGGCTCACGTGATTTGTTGATACTACATGAATACCAACAAGGCTTTCATTTATTATTTACATCGGAATGTTTAGATTCGTAAATAGTTTTCCTTAacattaaagaaaaattcaaaaccGTTTACATGGCAAATGTCCGATACGTAATAAGACTGTTAGAATATACCCActtcagtttcaaatttttgTAGGCAAGCTGGTAAACTGTACTCAATGAAGCAAAACCTTGTTTCCATTGTGAGTGGAGCAACCAGAGGAATAGGGTCCAAGATCCGAGATGAGCTGTTACTAAGCGGATATTCGGTTATATATATTGGTAGTAACGACGACTCCGTTGTCAAAAACCAACCACGCATCAAATTGAACCATGGTCAATTTGCTAAAGGTATATCGATCAATTTTAAGGGCTGGCCAACATGGGTTGATACCACTTGGAGCCAGTTCATTTGTCGAAATGGCAAGATAGAGACTAAAATCGAATCGAACGATCTAATGGCTGGCTTTGATAAGAAACAGTACCGACTTGATCTCTTGGTAAATTGTGCCGGAATTACGCAAACTACAGCCGCTATCAAGGCTAATACCAACGAGATGGCTGACATTATGAATGTCAACTTCATGAGTTCGGTGAGTCTTACACAATTGGCATTGAAACAGATGATACGAAATACTAAGCTACACGGGCACCGAGGAAAGATCGTTAATATAGCATCAGTACTGGGAGATTCAAGCAGTAACATAATAGTACCGGGTACGGCCATGTACAGTGCATCCAAGGCTGCAATGATCCAATATAACCGCGTCCTATcggaagaattgaaacGATTGAGCATTGACGTCCAGACCATATCACCGGGGCTTGTCGAAAGTACAGATATGATCAAGACATTAGACCCAGAAATACAACAGAAACTGCGAGAAAAGTTACCGAACGGTGAATTGACGTCTGTAAACGGGATAATAGCTGCGATGGGGCTTAAAAACCTAGCATAAACTGAATATAAATGCGAGTGTAGCAGTTTACGAGCCTATATAAAGGGAAATGCATGCAGTTAGCCAATTCACGTGATGCTTGAATTTATTgtgtggtgtacggataATTGCTTTTTCCCACTTCTACAGCTCATCGCCgtgattttttcttttacaGAAGcgaagtgaaaaatttttttttctttttgttcaaggTTTTCCTGTTCAAAGGAAGGTTTATATAAAGGATGGAAATTCGATGCACATGATGAACATTGGATATCAAGATAAaattaattcttttcattgtttagaggtatttcttcttggttTTAAATTACATTTTAGTGCATGATGTTATTTATTTCCTTTGAATATTTATTCTTTGTAATGATTGTTTTGTAATCTTTTTGGATAGTTGATTTAATTTAGTTTTAGTTTAGTTTAGCTTTATCTTACATCCCGTGAAGAGAACATCAATCGATCCCTGATACAATAGCAACATGATCATTTACACTGATATTATCTCTGGTGACGAACTATTGTCCGATGCCTACGACTTGAAGTTGGTTGACGGTGTCATTTACGAAGCTGACTGTGACATGGTCAAGGTTGGTGGTGACAACATCGATATCGGTGCCAACCCATCTGCTGAAGACGGTGGTGACGACGTCGAAGATGGTACTGAATTGGTCAACAATGTTGTTCACTCTTTCCGTTTGCAACAAACTGCTTTCGAcaagaaatctttcttgACTTACATCAAGGGTTACATGAAGGAAATCAAGGGTAGATTGCAAGAATCTAACCCAGACGAAGTTAGCGTTTTCGAAAAAGGTGCTCAAGCTTACGTCAAGAAGGTTATCGGTTCTTTCAAGGACTGGGAATTCTTCACTGGTGAATCCATGGACCCAGATGGAATGTTGGTCTTGTTGAACTACCGTGAAGATGGTACCACTCCATTCGTCGCTATCTGGAAGCACGGTGTCAAGGCTGAAAAGATCTAAACAGCTTAAGGAGAATTTTATTCCACTTCCTCGCAATGCcatttatttctttattcaTCTAATATCGTAtcatatatgtatatacaaataataatacaATATCCGAAACACCAAGTTTGATATCCAAAATACGCTTTAAATTGAGTTCTGTCTTGAAAGGTACTAACACTAGCTTTAAAATTCCGGTTTACTCAGTTGCATAATGATTTTTCTATCTAGTGATTTAttatggaaaaaaaataagagAAATGAAGACATGATGTGGTTTATTTACTATTTGGGGGGTTTGTAACAATTTAATAGCAAGCCATCTGTAACCAAACTGGTACCAAGGGATACCGATACAAACCTAGCCGGTTCAGAGAGAGTCCTTTCAACACAACTGTCATGAATTCACCTTCCGCTCATTATACATTGCCTGGTGTAATGCACTATTTGCAGACAGAATATACTAAGAATGAAAGGGACAGGATCAATTGGGAGTTGGAAAGATGTGAAATGAAATCGAGAATCGCCCAATTGGAAGGTGAGAATagagatttgaaatctggATTGGTTAAATTGCAGaaccaattgaaagattctgGCTGTTCGTCATCGGGGAACCTAAACGAAAACGATGAGACCGGAAAATCCTTGCCGCTAGAATCATGGGAGCAAGAGGAAGAACTGTTACATTCAAAACTATCGGTGCAAGAAAACATTAAAGAAATAGTGTACCTTTTGAAAAGCCCGCCAGTAACAGATCAGTTGGAATCATTGAATGATAAAGATGATTCGGTGAAAAAATTAGAATCCTTGAATTTGTTTAATGTCAACAACTCTAGCATTCTCAAGAATGGTACTGATAATAGAACCGAAGTTAAAAACGAACATAAAATAAGTAATTCGCAAGTTGACGACGGGGATCTTATCATCAATGATAAAGAGGCCAATAGTACCAGCAGTGATGTCCCAAATATCACTCTAAACAGGGATTGGAAAGATGTCATAAATTCACCCCCAGGAGATGACGTTTCTGATGCCGAAACTGTAATAAACACAAGGCGATCAAGATCATCGTCCTTGTTCTCAACACAATCCAATGAGATGCTCAAATTCCATACTTATCGTTTCTTACAGTATCATTTATCTTCAATTAGCAAATTGAAGCTTCTCGGAAACAACATGCTATCTTTTGGCTCAGATGGTTTACTAAAGCACTGGCTCATTGAACCTAGTTTGAACTCTAATGAAAAGGCAACCAAGGCGTTTCACTGTGTGCCTAACCTCTTGGGtattttttggttgaatAAAACAAGGTTTATGACTGTGGATGAAACTTCCGTCAAGTTGTGGAACGTAAGCCAGAGCGACCCTGTCATATCTTGGGATGGCCTCAAGGATTTAGAAGGCTTACAATCTGTagatttcaaaaataaatgGCTAATTTTGACTTTCGTTAACGAGATACGGGTCTGGGAAATTAAAATCGATGACTCCAGTATCGTTAAGGTTAATGAATTCGTCATTTCAGTCCCCAATAAGATTCTCAATTGTTTGTTGGGATTAACGGAAAAATCGCTTATAATATTAAATGGTAGTTCAAAACAAAACGTAAAGATTTCTATCTTCGACTTTCAAGGCTCCCTTTTACAACAAATCGATCTTTCTCATTCGCTGACCCAATTCCATCACACAAATAATGAATTAGCATTGAACAGGTCGACATCAAAATTGCTTGTGAGATTCGATACAGAAACTCTGATTTACTCTTTCGATCAGAAGAAGACCATTTTAGTGTCTTCTACCGCAGAATCTGCTATTTCCTCGATTTTCCTCAATGATTTGGAGTACACTGTCACCGCTTTGAAGGATGGTTCAATACTCGTGAAGtcaatcaaagaagatggtAAAGTAATTAGAAAATACAATCATTATGAACACCCTGAGAAGGTTCCCGCTGAAGTGCAACCAATTGCCATTGCATCCACAGTCATAGATGATACCCCTGTAATCGTTTCTGGTGGCTATAACGGTGTGATACGACTAGAAAAAATTATGAGCTTATGAACGCAATGCTATAGTAATCAAAGCTGCCGCTAtaattcaaagagaaatatAGGAAAATAATCTATAATGCTCATGTAAAACAGTACAAGACGAACGTCATCGTCTATAGACATGGTATCCCCAGAGTACCTATATAATCCTCCTCACAACATGGAAATTATTGCCCAAGCGACCTTAAAATTCAGTTATAAGTTACCCGGATAATATTGTTTTCATGGttacaacaacaatgaGAAAAGACATGTTGAAATCAATCTGACATGAAGTGGAATCGGTAAACAGAAGAGAACAGCCACCAGAGAACTTCAATTACAGGCTAAATCGGAACATAAACCTACAACATTACTATTGAACAGCTGAGAGGTAAAGCTGAAACTGCGAAAAATGACCAGCTTTTCTCGTCTGAATACAAATTTACTACAATTAAAATCGAAGCACTCATCAGACAATGCCCAACATTTATACGTCAATGGGAATGTTGGATCATCTACAGAAGAAATAACTTCCGTAGAGTACAGCAAACTGTTGCAACTAAAATTAATTGATGAATCGTTGTCCTTCCAATGGTGTAATAATTACACTGTTTTGAGTATTTACTCCATGAAGGAAACTTTTGCAAGGAAAACCATATATATCCACTTTCCAAAACCTCTTCTGAACAAATGGTTTACTGCAGTCGTATACGAATCTAGTGAAACGACCTCCAACCTATGTTTTGATGTGATTTTAAAGGATggaattttcatcaacCTTTCATTGCCTATCGATTTTATTCTATCGAGAACTCGTCAAAATGAGTATCCTGAGAATTGGTTGAAGGTTTTAAACCCGTATGATTTCTCAGTACGTCCTCCACAGTGTCTATTTCATGTTGATAACACCTTCAGTGTAGTATTTCTAAAAGATGGTGGTCTTTTGGGGTTAAAACGTATTCCGCTCGAAATATTAAACGATTTTGAATTGCAACCTGTCCTATTCAATGATAGTTCatactttcaaagttttacaagaatgttttcaaagtacGATAACCACAACTCTGCAGTGGTATCTGCagaacttttgaatgaCAAGTATCTTGTCACATTAACGAATGATGCAACCATTAAAATCTGGGATTTAACCACATATCAACTAAATGCGCATTTCGATCTAAAAGAGAAAAACCAGCAGGTGAATTATGGAGCTGCCGGAAAATACATGATAATTTGTGGATCTCTCCTGTTTGTATACCTACCTGCAGGTAATGGATCGTTCCAAGTCATTCAATTAGAAAATACGCATTCTTCAAGAATCTCCTTCAAACCATTAAACGTTAATATACCTCTCAATCTTTCATCTTATTCAATATGGTCTTTAATTGACATTCAATTAGTAAAATCCTCAATTGTCAAACAATCGGGACTCAACTTGGTTTTATTATGGAAAAGTAACACAGTGACCAAGCTACAACTACTCTCCTTCGAAGACTCTCTGTATAGTAGCTACAAATGGATTGATGGTAACAGCACATACCTCTCTGATTTGCTTGATGACTCAGACCTAATAACAAACGGAAATATGGAAAAGGCTCTCCTCAATCTCAAGTCACACTACTCACAATCAACGTACGATGACGCACAAAAGATACTGAATAAAAATAATGTCATGGTGCAGATAAATGATCCTCATAATCAAgattatttgaataatCTAGAAgctcttttgaaagaacttcATAAACAATATCAGGAGCCTTCAACTCTAACTATTCTTGATGATGAGATAATTGTTGTTAACAGCTTACACATGTATCATCATTCCACGTATAAGTTAGACTCACAACTTGAAACAATTTTCTTTAACATTTTTGAGAGAAAGGAACCCTCGTCTCAACTAGAGCTTTTCTTAAATATCCTGCATGGTTTTTCAACAACCATTACATCTGAAACGTTAAATAAGATATCTGAGAAGTTCTTAGACATGGTAAATGGTTCAATAAATCCCTCgttatcattgaaaaataaaattacCATTGTCTTTCAAGATTGTCTAACAAATGGTTTCCAAAGTGCtaatttatcaaaattgtTGGAAAATCTAAATTCTATTGATGTGGTGGAGGTTTTATCCGAATTTATACACTGTGATTTGAAAGTAGGTGCTTTTTCAGTTATTGATTTATTAGATACTGACATTTTCTTATCTGTTTTGTCTATGGAATCCTTGAAGCAGACACTCTCCATTATGGATAAGtttatcattgatatattGTTAGTATTCACTATTGTGGATATCAACTATGAAGTTTTTGCAGAGAAGTTGTCTAAGTTAATTACCTTGCACTTCAATATCTCATTGTGGCTCCAAGTGTATCAAATAGATAAATTATTGGCAATTTCTGAGACCTTCGGTCATGTTACTAAATACAATTATGGTGcacaattgaaatcttaCAGCGATATAACCGACTTTACTACATTAATGGTTGGTTTTGTCAAGAATTCTCCAACAGCTGAACCTCCAATATTTACAAGAGCCTTTTCCGATTTCATATTGAACGGCGAAGATTTGACTTGTGCAAAGCAATTCCTACACTTTGTTGCTAAGCCTTACCATGTGTCCAAGGATCCAGTAGAAGAACTACTATATgctctttctttgttcaaatgcAATGAATATGATGCATCtattgaaatattcttgGCAAATGACTTCTCTGATGAGCTCTCACTACCTAAATATCTGGAGGTTACTGAAAATCACGTTTGGTACAATCTCCTTCATGCGATCAATACAAAAGATAAACCAGCATACTATTATGAACTTTCAGTTCTATGTTCCAAAGCTTCATCGTATGCTAATGCTTTAAAAACCATCAAAAAATCTATATCACTTGATGGTACAAGAGCAGATCAGTTGATACAATACTTAGATACATTGATAGTATTTGGCGATTATAAAGAAGTCCTGGATGTATTGAGGTTGGAACAAAAAGTCCTTGATATAAGCCTAAGAGAAAAATACTATTATACACTGCTGAGTGATCAAAAGTACAGTGAAATGTTCACTGCAACTTTACTCCAAGAATGCTACAATGCAAACATTTCCAACGGATCCATACTATTATGTGTGAGTGATTATAAAATTATAGCTTCAATTTTATCATCACAAGTTTCTCTCACTGATTGGAACAGCTATAAAAAGTTGTTCTCTTTCAGAATACTAAATCAACATGAAAGGAAAGCGTGCGAGGAACTATATGACTATGTACTCTTCGGATCGAACGACGAGGTTAAAGAAAAGTGCCTACTTCTAATATCCAATGTCTTAAAGACATTTTCAGATGCTAAGGACCAATGGTTCATCAGCTATCCAGGACAAATTATTCATTTACATGAATTGAATGACAAAATGAATAAGTGTTCAAAGTAGATAAACATATATATTGAAAGCTTTGTTTAACCTCTATTCATTGTATTTCCGCTTCCTTTAGGATTGGATTCGGTGAAGTCATCCCATGCTCTTGCTTTATATGTAGCAAGATCATTGGATTCAAAGTCATCCTCATcaggttcttcttctacgGGTTCTGCCCCACCTTGAAGGACCCTGttctcttcaaattcttttgCCAAAAATTCTTCCACCGTCATTGTCGGTCCATATTGACCATATCCAAAAACTTTggatttcaattgatcctTTTTATCTAGTAACGTGAAGTTTCTTAGTACTTTCCCGGATTTGGAGATCAAAGGTTTATTTAATGATTCAAGTTTCTCTGTATATCCCGTTGGGTCTTTCTCAGATGTATCAGTATCGGGTACCCTCTCTTCCGAATTATCTTCCGAGACAGAATTTGTGAAATTATTTAAGAGTTCGATCTCCATTAAAATCTGCTCCAATTGATTCCAGCTCTCTGAGGCTAGTTGCTTCAATTGAGTTAGATACAATAGACGTAACGTTTCCTCtgcatcatcatcatcatcattgtCTAGTTTATTTTCCAAGAGTTTTATTTGCATCTCCATTTCTCTCCCGGTTCTGTACAGTTCGATCTTCTCCTGTCTCTTCAATGTCGcatctttcaactcatctTTTGCACTTGAGTAAAGCTCCTCCAGTTTAGGTTCCCataatgattcaaatttatCGACTCTTTTCGATAGTGATTCCGGAAGTATGCAATAGTCTTGAAGAGACACTAAAAATTGCACTAATAACTGAACCGTCTTCTGTAAGAACTTAAGCCTTACAATATTCCTCTGTGCTGGTGAACCAGTGACCACCTGCTTCCTAGCCATCATTTGTGCGAGATAATAATCCAAGGACAAAAACCTTAATGATTTGGTGGAAACATCGTCCAAGGTTTCGTTCGTACTAAAAAGATGTGATTTCGTTTGTATGAAAGTCTTGAAGTTCAATCCGTGCGCTAAACATTTTGTCAATATTTCCTGATACTCTTTAGAGTCCTGTCTGCTGGcagattctttgatttgGGCAAATTCCTTGAGGAACTTATCATATTCTTGAGAAGCGTTCATAGATAAAGTGAAAGTAGAGAGCACGTACTGCTTTCACTGATGATTCTTCGACACTATAACCACCTGATGATAACTAACAGATGACAGAATGGTAGTACTTGTCGCTTTCAATAAGTGAAGTAAAGAAGTAAACcctttgaaaaaataacCAATAATAGATTTAATAATACATTTATAGGTATGAAAATAGTACATACGACATGCACAAATGTTTTACATAGAAACGGTCACAATACACTACAGCACGAAGGGTTTGAAACTTCCAACGCGCGCCAACAtctaattttttcattcgGTATTCTTTTTAGCGTTACATGCAACAATGTGGAGTTTATCAcatttcaattctgatTCTTGATCTTGTCCATCTAGCTTCACTATACAATCCTTAACTATAAACGTCCAAACGTCATCGCAAAAACGGTAGGTATCGAGATGACCTTTGAATGTCAGCTTTGAAGTTGTCTTATCCCGTAAGGTATCAGATATAACCCTGTCAAAGGTCTCTAGTATCGTCATCGCTAGAGACGCCTCAATTCGTCCATCACTGATTAATGTATCTAATGAGTCCATCAAACTGGCCCCAAGCGTACTTCTACGATATAACTCATAATAACCCGTAGTACTCATAACCTGTTAATATTGACTCCTTTGACGCCTCACGAGCTTAGCCTGTAGATGTCAGTTTTTCTTCCCTGAAGTATCTTCCAGATTGCTTCTGCTCATGAACATCTTTCagtctttcttttgtttaaaGGTTTCGAATTAGAACTTTCCCAATTTTCAAACATTATCCAATATAAAAAGTACGAGAATTATCATTTTAGTACTATATGATGAGGTAAGTTGTCTAGTTGCATGACCAATACCCTGTTGCCAGTCTGTTAGTGAGGAACCTTGACTCTCACGTGTTATGTCAAGCACAATATACTATAAGTTTCGTTCTCAGAAGGATACATTTCGAGTTGGGTTCGATGGTACAGGTATCACAGTTTTCGATTTGAAGAGAGAAATCATCAATGATAACAAGTTGGGGGATGGGACAGACTTCCAATTGAAGATATATAATCCAGACACGC
This window encodes:
- the DEF1 gene encoding DNA damage-responsive RNA polymerase-degradation factor DEF1 (some similarities with uniprot|P35732 Saccharomyces cerevisiae YKL054C DEF1 RNAPII degradation factor forms a complex with Rad26p in chromatin enables ubiquitination and proteolysis of RNAPII) gives rise to the protein MSQFKRNASSKKLDSETKYKLETLSELFPDWTNDDLIDLVREYDDLETIVDKITTGAVTKWDEVKKPSKKEKPASHIEHQSHSSHQQLQQQAASHLDPEDSPSLINQHHSHQRQSRSTSKFSNNSANGKSVQQRQQHQSNNKDNKKQPSKDSLKPAPLPSKSNAGNNAGSWAAVLAEKKKAHEKKIDHTKSSNTIAHESTNEQSESNEHTEPTEVEVAPAQPVDSAPESVSHQHAPESESIATTNGDSKPKSWADIASAKSRQRQLQQQNKKQQQQQKSKPLDNFDALKEEVDQLSSEQTENGNHAISQEPEQQQQPYAQQSTFEEPAQQEEEVVAETTEQQQSQQPQQEEPAQPEVSQVQETAPVSLPEETNAANGVSNIQFGSEDKAAQQTLASQNYYQQQPNQQYAPQQVPQSAAAAAAAQAQAQQYYMYQNQFGYSYPGMFDNQSYLGYGQQFGAPQVPQGQVQPGQQAQPGQQPAAGSPNAQQGQTASAYGAPSGTGYQSQEVPQQSPAQQHVQPQQYSGYGMPYMYYQQSFPYGQPQYGMAGQYPYQMPKAGYNYYPPQPQSQQQGGQAQGSTQSQVEEEQANGQQGGANANAANASQQYQQYYQYQQAQTQPQQQAQQGMPYGYSSYDYSSQTSRGFY
- the OAR1 gene encoding 3-oxoacyl-[acyl-carrier-protein] reductase (NADPH) (similar to uniprot|P35731 Saccharomyces cerevisiae YKL055C OAR1 Mitochondrial 3-oxoacyl-[acyl-carrier-protein] reductase may comprise a type II mitochondrial fatty acid synthase along with Mct1p), translated to MKQNLVSIVSGATRGIGSKIRDELLLSGYSVIYIGSNDDSVVKNQPRIKLNHGQFAKGISINFKGWPTWVDTTWSQFICRNGKIETKIESNDLMAGFDKKQYRLDLLVNCAGITQTTAAIKANTNEMADIMNVNFMSSVSLTQLALKQMIRNTKLHGHRGKIVNIASVLGDSSSNIIVPGTAMYSASKAAMIQYNRVLSEELKRLSIDVQTISPGLVESTDMIKTLDPEIQQKLREKLPNGELTSVNGIIAAMGLKNLA
- the TMA19 gene encoding Tma19p (highly similar to uniprot|P35691 Saccharomyces cerevisiae YKL056C RBF18 Hypothetical ORF), producing the protein MIIYTDIISGDELLSDAYDLKLVDGVIYEADCDMVKVGGDNIDIGANPSAEDGGDDVEDGTELVNNVVHSFRLQQTAFDKKSFLTYIKGYMKEIKGRLQESNPDEVSVFEKGAQAYVKKVIGSFKDWEFFTGESMDPDGMLVLLNYREDGTTPFVAIWKHGVKAEKI
- the FAR8 gene encoding Far8p (similar to uniprot|Q05040 Saccharomyces cerevisiae YMR029C FAR8 Protein involved in G1 cell cycle arrest in response to pheromone in a pathway different from the Far1p-dependent pathway interacts with Far3p Far7p Far9p Far10p and Far11p), whose product is MNSPSAHYTLPGVMHYLQTEYTKNERDRINWELERCEMKSRIAQLEGENRDLKSGLVKLQNQLKDSGCSSSGNLNENDETGKSLPLESWEQEEELLHSKLSVQENIKEIVYLLKSPPVTDQLESLNDKDDSVKKLESLNLFNVNNSSILKNGTDNRTEVKNEHKISNSQVDDGDLIINDKEANSTSSDVPNITLNRDWKDVINSPPGDDVSDAETVINTRRSRSSSLFSTQSNEMLKFHTYRFLQYHLSSISKLKLLGNNMLSFGSDGLLKHWLIEPSLNSNEKATKAFHCVPNLLGIFWLNKTRFMTVDETSVKLWNVSQSDPVISWDGLKDLEGLQSVDFKNKWLILTFVNEIRVWEIKIDDSSIVKVNEFVISVPNKILNCLLGLTEKSLIILNGSSKQNVKISIFDFQGSLLQQIDLSHSLTQFHHTNNELALNRSTSKLLVRFDTETLIYSFDQKKTILVSSTAESAISSIFLNDLEYTVTALKDGSILVKSIKEDGKVIRKYNHYEHPEKVPAEVQPIAIASTVIDDTPVIVSGGYNGVIRLEKIMSL
- the NUP120 gene encoding Nup120p (similar to uniprot|P35729 Saccharomyces cerevisiae YKL057C NUP120 Subunit of the Nup84p subcomplex of the nuclear pore complex (NPC) required for even distribution of NPCs around the nuclear envelope involved in establishment of a normal nucleocytoplasmic concentration gradient of the GTPase Gsp1p) encodes the protein MTSFSRLNTNLLQLKSKHSSDNAQHLYVNGNVGSSTEEITSVEYSKLLQLKLIDESLSFQWCNNYTVLSIYSMKETFARKTIYIHFPKPLLNKWFTAVVYESSETTSNLCFDVILKDGIFINLSLPIDFILSRTRQNEYPENWLKVLNPYDFSVRPPQCLFHVDNTFSVVFLKDGGLLGLKRIPLEILNDFELQPVLFNDSSYFQSFTRMFSKYDNHNSAVVSAELLNDKYLVTLTNDATIKIWDLTTYQLNAHFDLKEKNQQVNYGAAGKYMIICGSLLFVYLPAGNGSFQVIQLENTHSSRISFKPLNVNIPLNLSSYSIWSLIDIQLVKSSIVKQSGLNLVLLWKSNTVTKLQLLSFEDSLYSSYKWIDGNSTYLSDLLDDSDLITNGNMEKALLNLKSHYSQSTYDDAQKILNKNNVMVQINDPHNQDYLNNLEALLKELHKQYQEPSTLTILDDEIIVVNSLHMYHHSTYKLDSQLETIFFNIFERKEPSSQLELFLNILHGFSTTITSETLNKISEKFLDMVNGSINPSLSLKNKITIVFQDCLTNGFQSANLSKLLENLNSIDVVEVLSEFIHCDLKVGAFSVIDLLDTDIFLSVLSMESLKQTLSIMDKFIIDILLVFTIVDINYEVFAEKLSKLITLHFNISLWLQVYQIDKLLAISETFGHVTKYNYGAQLKSYSDITDFTTLMVGFVKNSPTAEPPIFTRAFSDFILNGEDLTCAKQFLHFVAKPYHVSKDPVEELLYALSLFKCNEYDASIEIFLANDFSDELSLPKYLEVTENHVWYNLLHAINTKDKPAYYYELSVLCSKASSYANALKTIKKSISLDGTRADQLIQYLDTLIVFGDYKEVLDVLRLEQKVLDISLREKYYYTLLSDQKYSEMFTATLLQECYNANISNGSILLCVSDYKIIASILSSQVSLTDWNSYKKLFSFRILNQHERKACEELYDYVLFGSNDEVKEKCLLLISNVLKTFSDAKDQWFISYPGQIIHLHELNDKMNKCSK
- the TAP42 gene encoding Tap42p (similar to uniprot|Q04372 Saccharomyces cerevisiae YMR028W TAP42 Protein that physically associates with the protein phosphatase 2A and the SIT4 protein phosphatase catalytic subunits); amino-acid sequence: MNASQEYDKFLKEFAQIKESASRQDSKEYQEILTKCLAHGLNFKTFIQTKSHLFSTNETLDDVSTKSLRFLSLDYYLAQMMARKQVVTGSPAQRNIVRLKFLQKTVQLLVQFLVSLQDYCILPESLSKRVDKFESLWEPKLEELYSSAKDELKDATLKRQEKIELYRTGREMEMQIKLLENKLDNDDDDDAEETLRLLYLTQLKQLASESWNQLEQILMEIELLNNFTNSVSEDNSEERVPDTDTSEKDPTGYTEKLESLNKPLISKSGKVLRNFTLLDKKDQLKSKVFGYGQYGPTMTVEEFLAKEFEENRVLQGGAEPVEEEPDEDDFESNDLATYKARAWDDFTESNPKGSGNTMNRG